From Spartinivicinus ruber, the proteins below share one genomic window:
- a CDS encoding TIGR00266 family protein: MNQWYFSIDGKQSGPIDDAMAKVIVRENPGSYCWRQGFSDWLPVYEVPELRRMKKDGVTPFPPPPANMMSPKPTSLPQVAGQVSAPVSQSTVQSQPLAKSQPSNQTITQSTHASAGFGSAQHTEGIDYKIYGTETQFVELELDPKESAVAEAGAMMYKTSGVEMETIFGDGSQQQGSGFMNQLLGAGRRLITGESLFTTVFTQTGSGKGRVAFGAPFPGTILPIALSDYHGKLICQKDSFLAGAKGVEIGLHFQKKILTGLFGGEGFILQKLEGDGLVFVHMGGTVHKIELGVGETLHVDTGCLAAMTESVDYDIQRAGGIKTMLFGGEGFFFATLKGPGTVWLQSLPFSRLAGRMLAAAPGGGGRSQGEGSLLGGLGDIFGDSGR; encoded by the coding sequence GTGAATCAATGGTACTTTTCGATAGATGGAAAACAGTCAGGGCCTATTGATGATGCTATGGCTAAGGTAATAGTAAGAGAAAACCCTGGTTCCTATTGTTGGAGGCAAGGTTTTAGTGATTGGTTACCAGTGTACGAAGTACCTGAATTACGTCGTATGAAAAAGGATGGGGTTACACCTTTTCCACCACCACCTGCTAACATGATGTCACCTAAACCTACTTCATTACCTCAAGTAGCAGGACAAGTATCTGCCCCAGTTAGTCAATCAACAGTACAATCACAACCACTGGCTAAGTCACAGCCTTCAAACCAAACTATTACCCAGTCTACTCATGCATCAGCAGGTTTTGGAAGTGCACAACATACTGAAGGTATTGATTACAAAATATACGGTACAGAAACTCAGTTTGTAGAGTTAGAGCTAGACCCAAAAGAAAGTGCTGTCGCCGAAGCTGGTGCCATGATGTATAAAACATCAGGCGTAGAAATGGAAACAATCTTTGGTGATGGTAGCCAACAGCAAGGCTCAGGCTTTATGAATCAATTACTGGGTGCTGGCAGGCGTTTGATAACAGGGGAAAGTTTATTTACGACAGTTTTCACTCAAACTGGTTCTGGCAAGGGACGGGTTGCTTTTGGTGCACCATTTCCTGGTACTATTTTGCCGATTGCTTTATCGGACTATCATGGAAAATTAATTTGTCAAAAAGATAGCTTTTTAGCTGGTGCTAAGGGGGTCGAGATAGGCCTTCATTTTCAAAAGAAAATATTAACTGGTTTATTTGGTGGCGAAGGATTTATTTTACAGAAGCTGGAAGGAGATGGATTGGTATTTGTCCATATGGGAGGTACTGTCCACAAAATAGAATTGGGTGTAGGCGAAACATTACATGTGGACACTGGTTGTTTAGCTGCAATGACAGAAAGTGTGGATTACGATATTCAGCGGGCAGGTGGTATTAAAACCATGTTATTTGGCGGAGAAGGCTTCTTTTTTGCCACTTTGAAAGGTCCTGGTACGGTTTGGTTGCAAAGCTTACCATTCTCCAGATTAGCTGGCAGAATGTTGGCAGCTGCACCGGGTGGGGGTGGTCGCTCTCAAGGTGAAGGGTCTCTGCTCGGTGGTTTAGGTGATATATTTGGCGACAGTGGTCGTTAG
- a CDS encoding S1 family peptidase, with the protein MLFLPKSLLAEKVNPDGRATQLFNEVNKQVYQIRVIDIASGDKSSIGSGFQVSASGYVATNFHVVSSFIHEPEKYRLEYVSHNGITGSLQVKGIDVIHDLAILKAEKLATSHFELRLQSIAKGDRIFSMGNPQDLGMTIIEGNYNGLIKTSRFKKILFSGSLNPGMSGGPAIDINGKVIGINVSKATRGEQLSFLVPVQYLNKLMQQVKTTEVVNASEKKPEDFQQIIETTLHKDQDDFYQNILSKPIQTDNFGDLKLPTKLSPVLNCWGHSIDNDDLKYNSFHQHCKLDDQIYISGDFYTGDFVYDYEWLTSDELNSLQFYDALEQRYNQIKLYNTSNKKHTTAYRCNSDFVKIAGSSWKISSCFRAYKNYKDLYDSLLLMALVDRNDKAAIVKMGASGISKKNSILLFKTFMESIEWQN; encoded by the coding sequence TTGTTATTTTTACCAAAAAGCCTGTTAGCTGAAAAGGTTAATCCAGATGGTAGGGCTACGCAGTTATTTAATGAGGTTAACAAGCAAGTTTACCAAATTCGGGTAATTGATATTGCCTCTGGTGACAAATCGAGTATAGGCTCAGGCTTTCAAGTGAGTGCAAGCGGCTATGTGGCTACTAACTTTCATGTGGTTTCTTCTTTTATTCATGAGCCTGAAAAGTATCGGCTTGAATATGTAAGCCATAATGGGATTACTGGCTCTTTACAAGTTAAGGGAATTGATGTCATTCATGACTTGGCAATATTAAAAGCAGAGAAGTTGGCAACCAGTCATTTTGAATTAAGGCTTCAGTCTATTGCTAAAGGTGATCGTATCTTTTCTATGGGTAACCCCCAAGACTTAGGGATGACCATTATAGAAGGTAACTACAATGGTTTAATCAAAACCTCTCGATTTAAGAAGATCCTGTTTTCTGGTTCGCTCAACCCAGGCATGAGTGGTGGTCCAGCTATTGATATAAATGGTAAAGTTATTGGGATTAATGTATCAAAAGCAACAAGAGGGGAGCAGCTAAGCTTTTTAGTGCCTGTGCAGTATCTAAACAAATTGATGCAGCAGGTAAAAACAACAGAAGTAGTCAATGCCAGTGAGAAAAAGCCAGAAGACTTTCAACAAATCATCGAAACAACACTGCATAAAGATCAAGATGATTTTTATCAAAATATTTTAAGTAAACCAATACAAACGGATAATTTTGGTGACTTAAAACTGCCAACTAAATTAAGTCCAGTTCTGAACTGCTGGGGACACTCTATTGACAACGATGACTTAAAGTACAACAGTTTTCACCAACACTGTAAGTTAGATGATCAAATTTATATAAGTGGTGATTTTTACACGGGTGATTTTGTTTATGACTATGAGTGGTTGACCAGTGATGAGCTGAATTCCTTACAGTTTTATGATGCTTTAGAGCAACGATATAATCAAATTAAACTATACAATACATCAAATAAAAAGCACACTACTGCTTACCGCTGTAACTCTGACTTTGTTAAGATTGCCGGTAGTTCATGGAAAATTTCCAGCTGTTTTCGCGCTTATAAAAACTATAAAGATTTATATGACTCACTTTTACTTATGGCTTTAGTCGACCGAAATGATAAAGCAGCTATTGTAAAAATGGGTGCTTCAGGTATTAGTAAAAAAAATTCAATATTGCTCTTTAAAACATTTATGGAGTCAATAGAGTGGCAGAACTAA